A stretch of the Agelaius phoeniceus isolate bAgePho1 chromosome 1, bAgePho1.hap1, whole genome shotgun sequence genome encodes the following:
- the RMDN1 gene encoding regulator of microtubule dynamics protein 1 isoform X5, giving the protein MAALMAALAALMAALARPFRRGPAGLGTALRREAMGGPCGRGTQVLRKSLQRGVMLSTGSFLVYEAHKLISGFAEVHASFKVEDVIEQADYLYGSGETEKLYRLLVQHKNSDDAELLWRLARSSRDLAQLGSTSAEEKKKLTYDSLEYAKKALEKNESNFAAHKWYGICLSDVGDYEGIKTKIGNAVIIKEHFQRAVELNPKDATTIHLIGIWCYSFAEMPWYQRKIAATLFATPPSSTFQEALRYFHMAEEAFLLSLCS; this is encoded by the exons ATGGCGGCGCTCatggcggcgctggcggcgctCATGGCGGCGCTGGCGCGGCCCTtccgccgcggccccgccggcctggggacagcactcCGGCGAGAGGCGATGGGCGGCCCCTGCGGCCGGGGGACTCAG GTGCTTAGGAAAAGCCTTCAGAGAGGAGTCATGCTTTCAACAGGCTCCTTTTTGGTTTATGAAGCTCATAAGCTGATTTCTGGCTTTGCTGAGGTTCATGCAAGCTTCAAAG TGGAAGATGTGATTGAACAAGCAGACTACCTGTATGGGAGTGGAGAAACTGAAAAGCTGTATCGGTTGCTGGTTCAGCATAAAAACAG TGACGATGCAGAGTTGTTATGGCGGCTGGCACGGTCATCACGAGATCTGGCTCAGCTTGGTAGTACTTctgcagaggagaagaaaaaactgACATATGACTCCCTTGAGTATGCAAAAAAGGCACTTGAAAAAAATGAATCAAATTTTGCAGCACACAAG TGGTATGGAATTTGCCTCAGTGATGTTGGGGACTATGAAGGAATCAAGACTAAAATTGGAAATGCTGTTATCATCAAAGAGCATTTCCAG AGAGCCGTTGAACTGAATCCCAAAGATGCTACAACAATTCACCTTATAGGGATTTG gtGTTACTCTTTTGCTGAGATGCCATGGTACCAAAGAAAAATAGCTGCAACACTGTTTGCCACACCACCATCTTCCACATTTCAGGAG GCTCTCCGTTACTTCCACATGGCAGAAGAAG cttttctcctgtctctaTGCAGCTGA
- the RMDN1 gene encoding regulator of microtubule dynamics protein 1 isoform X4, with the protein MAALMAALAALMAALARPFRRGPAGLGTALRREAMGGPCGRGTQVLRKSLQRGVMLSTGSFLVYEAHKLISGFAEVHASFKVEDVIEQADYLYGSGETEKLYRLLVQHKNSDDAELLWRLARSSRDLAQLGSTSAEEKKKLTYDSLEYAKKALEKNESNFAAHKWYGICLSDVGDYEGIKTKIGNAVIIKEHFQRAVELNPKDATTIHLIGIWCYSFAEMPWYQRKIAATLFATPPSSTFQEALRYFHMAEEGAERSFGAA; encoded by the exons ATGGCGGCGCTCatggcggcgctggcggcgctCATGGCGGCGCTGGCGCGGCCCTtccgccgcggccccgccggcctggggacagcactcCGGCGAGAGGCGATGGGCGGCCCCTGCGGCCGGGGGACTCAG GTGCTTAGGAAAAGCCTTCAGAGAGGAGTCATGCTTTCAACAGGCTCCTTTTTGGTTTATGAAGCTCATAAGCTGATTTCTGGCTTTGCTGAGGTTCATGCAAGCTTCAAAG TGGAAGATGTGATTGAACAAGCAGACTACCTGTATGGGAGTGGAGAAACTGAAAAGCTGTATCGGTTGCTGGTTCAGCATAAAAACAG TGACGATGCAGAGTTGTTATGGCGGCTGGCACGGTCATCACGAGATCTGGCTCAGCTTGGTAGTACTTctgcagaggagaagaaaaaactgACATATGACTCCCTTGAGTATGCAAAAAAGGCACTTGAAAAAAATGAATCAAATTTTGCAGCACACAAG TGGTATGGAATTTGCCTCAGTGATGTTGGGGACTATGAAGGAATCAAGACTAAAATTGGAAATGCTGTTATCATCAAAGAGCATTTCCAG AGAGCCGTTGAACTGAATCCCAAAGATGCTACAACAATTCACCTTATAGGGATTTG gtGTTACTCTTTTGCTGAGATGCCATGGTACCAAAGAAAAATAGCTGCAACACTGTTTGCCACACCACCATCTTCCACATTTCAGGAG GCTCTCCGTTACTTCCACATGGCAGAAGAAG gtgcagaaaGAAGCTTTGGAGCTGCTTAA
- the RMDN1 gene encoding regulator of microtubule dynamics protein 1 isoform X2, with product MAALMAALAALMAALARPFRRGPAGLGTALRREAMGGPCGRGTQVLRKSLQRGVMLSTGSFLVYEAHKLISGFAEVHASFKVEDVIEQADYLYGSGETEKLYRLLVQHKNSDDAELLWRLARSSRDLAQLGSTSAEEKKKLTYDSLEYAKKALEKNESNFAAHKWYGICLSDVGDYEGIKTKIGNAVIIKEHFQRAVELNPKDATTIHLIGIWCYSFAEMPWYQRKIAATLFATPPSSTFQEALRYFHMAEEVSGNAAVNWNSELHLKICLQNTSICFET from the exons ATGGCGGCGCTCatggcggcgctggcggcgctCATGGCGGCGCTGGCGCGGCCCTtccgccgcggccccgccggcctggggacagcactcCGGCGAGAGGCGATGGGCGGCCCCTGCGGCCGGGGGACTCAG GTGCTTAGGAAAAGCCTTCAGAGAGGAGTCATGCTTTCAACAGGCTCCTTTTTGGTTTATGAAGCTCATAAGCTGATTTCTGGCTTTGCTGAGGTTCATGCAAGCTTCAAAG TGGAAGATGTGATTGAACAAGCAGACTACCTGTATGGGAGTGGAGAAACTGAAAAGCTGTATCGGTTGCTGGTTCAGCATAAAAACAG TGACGATGCAGAGTTGTTATGGCGGCTGGCACGGTCATCACGAGATCTGGCTCAGCTTGGTAGTACTTctgcagaggagaagaaaaaactgACATATGACTCCCTTGAGTATGCAAAAAAGGCACTTGAAAAAAATGAATCAAATTTTGCAGCACACAAG TGGTATGGAATTTGCCTCAGTGATGTTGGGGACTATGAAGGAATCAAGACTAAAATTGGAAATGCTGTTATCATCAAAGAGCATTTCCAG AGAGCCGTTGAACTGAATCCCAAAGATGCTACAACAATTCACCTTATAGGGATTTG gtGTTACTCTTTTGCTGAGATGCCATGGTACCAAAGAAAAATAGCTGCAACACTGTTTGCCACACCACCATCTTCCACATTTCAGGAG GCTCTCCGTTACTTCCACATGGCAGAAGAAG TGTCAGGTAATGCAGCTGTGAACTGGAACAGTGAACTTCATCTCAAAATTTGCCTCCAAAACACCTCCATATGTTTTGAAACCTGA
- the RMDN1 gene encoding regulator of microtubule dynamics protein 1 isoform X3 has protein sequence MAALMAALAALMAALARPFRRGPAGLGTALRREAMGGPCGRGTQVLRKSLQRGVMLSTGSFLVYEAHKLISGFAEVHASFKVEDVIEQADYLYGSGETEKLYRLLVQHKNSDDAELLWRLARSSRDLAQLGSTSAEEKKKLTYDSLEYAKKALEKNESNFAAHKWYGICLSDVGDYEGIKTKIGNAVIIKEHFQRAVELNPKDATTIHLIGIWCYSFAEMPWYQRKIAATLFATPPSSTFQEALRYFHMAEEGNAAVNWNSELHLKICLQNTSICFET, from the exons ATGGCGGCGCTCatggcggcgctggcggcgctCATGGCGGCGCTGGCGCGGCCCTtccgccgcggccccgccggcctggggacagcactcCGGCGAGAGGCGATGGGCGGCCCCTGCGGCCGGGGGACTCAG GTGCTTAGGAAAAGCCTTCAGAGAGGAGTCATGCTTTCAACAGGCTCCTTTTTGGTTTATGAAGCTCATAAGCTGATTTCTGGCTTTGCTGAGGTTCATGCAAGCTTCAAAG TGGAAGATGTGATTGAACAAGCAGACTACCTGTATGGGAGTGGAGAAACTGAAAAGCTGTATCGGTTGCTGGTTCAGCATAAAAACAG TGACGATGCAGAGTTGTTATGGCGGCTGGCACGGTCATCACGAGATCTGGCTCAGCTTGGTAGTACTTctgcagaggagaagaaaaaactgACATATGACTCCCTTGAGTATGCAAAAAAGGCACTTGAAAAAAATGAATCAAATTTTGCAGCACACAAG TGGTATGGAATTTGCCTCAGTGATGTTGGGGACTATGAAGGAATCAAGACTAAAATTGGAAATGCTGTTATCATCAAAGAGCATTTCCAG AGAGCCGTTGAACTGAATCCCAAAGATGCTACAACAATTCACCTTATAGGGATTTG gtGTTACTCTTTTGCTGAGATGCCATGGTACCAAAGAAAAATAGCTGCAACACTGTTTGCCACACCACCATCTTCCACATTTCAGGAG GCTCTCCGTTACTTCCACATGGCAGAAGAAG GTAATGCAGCTGTGAACTGGAACAGTGAACTTCATCTCAAAATTTGCCTCCAAAACACCTCCATATGTTTTGAAACCTGA
- the RMDN1 gene encoding regulator of microtubule dynamics protein 1 isoform X1 gives MAALMAALAALMAALARPFRRGPAGLGTALRREAMGGPCGRGTQVLRKSLQRGVMLSTGSFLVYEAHKLISGFAEVHASFKVEDVIEQADYLYGSGETEKLYRLLVQHKNSDDAELLWRLARSSRDLAQLGSTSAEEKKKLTYDSLEYAKKALEKNESNFAAHKWYGICLSDVGDYEGIKTKIGNAVIIKEHFQRAVELNPKDATTIHLIGIWCYSFAEMPWYQRKIAATLFATPPSSTFQEALRYFHMAEEADPNFYSKNLLFLGKTYLKLNNKKMALLWLSKAKEYPAQTEEDKQVQKEALELLNSI, from the exons ATGGCGGCGCTCatggcggcgctggcggcgctCATGGCGGCGCTGGCGCGGCCCTtccgccgcggccccgccggcctggggacagcactcCGGCGAGAGGCGATGGGCGGCCCCTGCGGCCGGGGGACTCAG GTGCTTAGGAAAAGCCTTCAGAGAGGAGTCATGCTTTCAACAGGCTCCTTTTTGGTTTATGAAGCTCATAAGCTGATTTCTGGCTTTGCTGAGGTTCATGCAAGCTTCAAAG TGGAAGATGTGATTGAACAAGCAGACTACCTGTATGGGAGTGGAGAAACTGAAAAGCTGTATCGGTTGCTGGTTCAGCATAAAAACAG TGACGATGCAGAGTTGTTATGGCGGCTGGCACGGTCATCACGAGATCTGGCTCAGCTTGGTAGTACTTctgcagaggagaagaaaaaactgACATATGACTCCCTTGAGTATGCAAAAAAGGCACTTGAAAAAAATGAATCAAATTTTGCAGCACACAAG TGGTATGGAATTTGCCTCAGTGATGTTGGGGACTATGAAGGAATCAAGACTAAAATTGGAAATGCTGTTATCATCAAAGAGCATTTCCAG AGAGCCGTTGAACTGAATCCCAAAGATGCTACAACAATTCACCTTATAGGGATTTG gtGTTACTCTTTTGCTGAGATGCCATGGTACCAAAGAAAAATAGCTGCAACACTGTTTGCCACACCACCATCTTCCACATTTCAGGAG GCTCTCCGTTACTTCCACATGGCAGAAGAAG CTGATCCAAATTTCTACAGCAAAAATTTGCTCTTTTTGGGGAAAACATACTTGAAGTTAAACAATAAGAAAATGGCTCTTCTGTGGTTAAGCAAAGCAAAGGAGTATCCTGCACAGACAGAGGAGGACAAACAG gtgcagaaaGAAGCTTTGGAGCTGCTTAATTCTATATAA